The Streptococcus sanguinis genome contains the following window.
GGGATTTAGCAAAGGTTTTTGCCACTGGATTTACAGGTCTGTCAATTTATATTTACCTACTGAAAAAGGGGCCAGCAGCCTCCTTTTTCTTATTCACTAAATCTTAAAAAATAACCATCTGGATCCAAAATCGCAAATTCATGGGGATAAATAAAACTATCTCCCACTCGAAATTCTCTTTTTGTCAGCGGACGATGGATGGGATAGTCAGCTTCCAGCAGTTTTTGGTGGAGCTGAGAAACATCCTCGATGCCAAAGGAAATATTGATACCACGTCCGAAGGGATAAGTTAGTTGGGCTAATTCTTCTGCGCTGCCTTCTTCTAGCATAAGTTGGCAGTCTTCAAGCGAGAGGAAGAGAAATTTCTCCTCTGGACGCTCGTATTGGACAGAGAATCCCAGCAAGTTGCAGTAGAAGTGGCGTGATTTTTCGATGTCAGATACCACAAATTCAGGAATGACAGCTTGATAGTCCATTCGTTTTCTCCTTAGAGTTCAATCTCCATGACAATGGGTGTGTGGTCTTGGCGCGCACCGGAGTCAATCATATCAGACTTGGTCACTTTGTCAGCCACACGGTTGCTGGTCAGCCAGTAGTCGATTCTCCAGCCTGTGTTGTTGATTTTAGAAGTCTTGCTGCGCTGCGCCCACCAGGTGTATTGGTTAGGGATATCGCCGTGCAAGTGGCGGAAGGTATCGGTAAATCCTTTAGCTAGCAGGTTGGTGAAGCCAGCGCGTTCTTCGTCAGTAAAGCCTGGTGAACGGCGGTTGCTGGCTGGATTGGCCAAGTCGATTTCCTTGTGGGCCACATTGTAGTCGCCAGTAGCGAGGACTGGTTTTTGTTCATCTAGTCTTGCCAAGTATTCAGCGTATTTGGCATCCCAGACTTGACGATCATCCAAGCGTTTGAGTCCATCGCCAGCATTGGGCGTATAAACTTGAGTGACAAAGAAACCGTCAAATTCCAGCGTAATGATGCGGCCTTCGACATCCATGGTTGACGGAGCGCCGATTTCAGGGAAGGTTACGGTTGGCGTCAGTTCTTTTTTGTAGAGGAACATGGTTCCTGCATAGCCTTTGCGGGCCGGCTCTTGTGAGGAGCGCCAAGTGTTTTCGTAGTCTGGGAAAAGATTTGTCAAAATCTCCAAGTGTTTTTTTGTCGGACCTGTCGCAGACAGTTTTGTTTCCTGAATGGCGATAATATCTGCATTTTCCGCTTGCAAGGTTTGAAGGACTGCTTGAGAGAGCTGAGCGCGGGCAGAATCACTGGTCAATGCAGCGTTGAGAGAGTCAATGTTCCAAGAGATGAGTTTCATAAAATTTCCTTTTCTAGTAAAATTTTCTGAGTTTATTATAACAAAATTTAGAACTGATTTATAGCAAAGTGATTGTAAGAAAGCTTGAAAAATAATGAAAATTTTTCTATAATTATCCTAGAAAAATAGAGGGAAGAAACCATGAAATTCTATTCTTATGATTATGTTTTGAGTCAGATTAGCCAGCAAAACTGGGTGACAGTTGCGCTTTCTGTCTTGCTGCTGCTTGTGACAGGATTTTTTGCTTTTAAGGCCTATCGCAATAAGCGTGATTCAAAATTCCGGGAACTAGCCATCATCTCTGTTTTGGCCTTGGTGGCTATGGTCTTGATTGGCATTAGCAATTTTCAGACTGACCAAGACTCTAACAACCAGTTTCAAACCTCTCTGCATTTTATTGAGGTCATTTCAGAAGACTTGGGTGTGGATAAGTCGGAAGTTTATGTCAAT
Protein-coding sequences here:
- the xth gene encoding exodeoxyribonuclease III yields the protein MKLISWNIDSLNAALTSDSARAQLSQAVLQTLQAENADIIAIQETKLSATGPTKKHLEILTNLFPDYENTWRSSQEPARKGYAGTMFLYKKELTPTVTFPEIGAPSTMDVEGRIITLEFDGFFVTQVYTPNAGDGLKRLDDRQVWDAKYAEYLARLDEQKPVLATGDYNVAHKEIDLANPASNRRSPGFTDEERAGFTNLLAKGFTDTFRHLHGDIPNQYTWWAQRSKTSKINNTGWRIDYWLTSNRVADKVTKSDMIDSGARQDHTPIVMEIEL
- a CDS encoding VOC family protein, which codes for MDYQAVIPEFVVSDIEKSRHFYCNLLGFSVQYERPEEKFLFLSLEDCQLMLEEGSAEELAQLTYPFGRGINISFGIEDVSQLHQKLLEADYPIHRPLTKREFRVGDSFIYPHEFAILDPDGYFLRFSE
- a CDS encoding DUF3290 domain-containing protein, with protein sequence MKFYSYDYVLSQISQQNWVTVALSVLLLLVTGFFAFKAYRNKRDSKFRELAIISVLALVAMVLIGISNFQTDQDSNNQFQTSLHFIEVISEDLGVDKSEVYVNTSAATDGAILKVGKNFYRAMSGSEPDKYLLEKIDLHKTTDIEIVEVEK